A genomic region of Thermodesulfatator atlanticus DSM 21156 contains the following coding sequences:
- the glmS gene encoding glutamine--fructose-6-phosphate transaminase (isomerizing) gives MCGIIGYVGERAVIPVLLEGLRRLEYRGYDSAGVAFFDEGKISVIRALGKLFNLQELLAGYGKNPRGIGLGHTRWATHGEPAEHNAHPHGDCRQELVVVHNGIIENYHTLRGMLEQKGHKFRSQTDTEVIPHLIEEELEAGFDLPEAVRRALSKVEGAYAIGVFWAKAPHMLIAARYQSPLVLGIGEGENFMASDIPAILPWTKNVIFLDDGEMAILTKDSCQILSLRDGRKIAKEISRIHWDAAMAEKAGFKHFMLKEIYEQPQAILNTFRGRLDPETGEVNIPEICLSPEEVLSLKKICILACGTSYHAGLVGKYLFERWVRLPVEVELGSEFRYRDLLIDKNTLVIPISQSGETADTLASLRRAREVGAKAVAICNVLGSTITRESDGTIYTHAGPEIGVASTKAFTSQLTALLLLVLYFGQMRKSLSEQERRRIARSLLRVPYQVEKLIEKVHPEIKDLAYDYQRKEHFLYLGRNILFPIALEGALKLKEISYIHAEGYAAGEMKHGPIALIDENMPVMALAPANHHVYEKMISNIEEVRSRRGEILALGTEGDETLARVATRTVSLPECEWEVSPILYTIPLQLLAYEVAVVRGCDVDQPRNLAKSVTVE, from the coding sequence ATGTGTGGCATTATTGGCTATGTTGGAGAAAGAGCCGTAATTCCGGTGCTACTTGAAGGTCTCAGACGCCTTGAATACCGCGGGTATGATTCTGCTGGGGTGGCTTTTTTTGATGAAGGAAAAATCTCGGTCATTAGAGCCCTTGGCAAGCTTTTTAATCTTCAGGAGCTTCTGGCGGGCTATGGTAAAAATCCCCGAGGCATAGGTCTAGGTCATACTCGCTGGGCCACTCATGGAGAACCAGCAGAACATAACGCCCATCCCCATGGGGACTGTCGCCAGGAATTAGTAGTTGTTCACAACGGAATTATTGAAAACTACCACACCTTGCGCGGTATGCTTGAACAAAAAGGGCATAAGTTTCGTTCGCAAACCGACACCGAGGTCATTCCCCATCTTATCGAAGAAGAATTGGAAGCAGGCTTTGATTTGCCTGAAGCTGTTCGCAGGGCCCTAAGTAAGGTAGAAGGCGCCTATGCTATTGGCGTTTTCTGGGCCAAGGCCCCTCACATGCTTATTGCAGCGCGCTATCAAAGCCCGCTGGTACTGGGCATTGGCGAGGGTGAAAACTTTATGGCCTCAGATATCCCTGCAATACTTCCTTGGACTAAAAACGTCATCTTCCTCGATGATGGGGAGATGGCTATCTTGACCAAAGACTCTTGCCAGATACTTAGCCTGCGTGATGGAAGAAAAATTGCCAAAGAAATTTCTCGTATTCACTGGGACGCCGCCATGGCGGAAAAGGCGGGCTTTAAGCATTTTATGCTTAAAGAGATTTACGAACAGCCGCAAGCCATTTTAAATACTTTTCGTGGCCGCCTTGATCCTGAAACAGGTGAAGTAAACATCCCTGAGATTTGTTTGTCTCCTGAGGAAGTTTTGTCCCTTAAAAAGATATGCATTCTGGCCTGTGGAACCTCTTACCATGCCGGGCTTGTAGGCAAATATTTGTTTGAGCGCTGGGTTAGGCTTCCGGTAGAAGTTGAGCTTGGCTCAGAGTTTCGTTACCGAGATTTGTTAATCGACAAAAATACCCTGGTAATCCCCATATCCCAATCAGGAGAAACTGCAGACACCTTGGCAAGTCTTAGGCGGGCTCGGGAAGTAGGGGCCAAGGCCGTGGCCATTTGTAACGTATTGGGAAGCACTATTACCCGTGAGTCAGATGGCACTATTTATACCCATGCCGGCCCAGAAATAGGGGTTGCCTCAACCAAGGCCTTTACCAGCCAGCTTACGGCCCTTTTGCTTTTGGTCCTTTATTTTGGCCAGATGCGCAAGAGTCTTTCCGAACAGGAACGCCGCCGCATTGCCCGTTCCTTGTTGCGCGTCCCCTACCAGGTAGAGAAGCTTATTGAAAAGGTCCATCCAGAAATAAAAGACCTTGCTTATGATTACCAAAGAAAAGAACACTTTCTCTATTTAGGTAGAAATATCCTTTTCCCTATCGCCTTAGAAGGTGCCCTTAAGCTTAAGGAAATTTCTTATATCCATGCTGAAGGCTATGCTGCAGGAGAGATGAAACATGGCCCCATTGCCCTTATTGATGAGAATATGCCGGTGATGGCTCTTGCCCCTGCCAATCACCATGTTTACGAAAAGATGATTTCGAATATCGAAGAAGTGCGTTCTAGACGGGGTGAAATCCTTGCTTTGGGCACTGAAGGGGATGAAACCCTTGCCCGCGTGGCTACGCGTACTGTCTCCTTGCCCGAATGTGAGTGGGAAGTCTCGCCGATTCTTTACACCATACCTTTACAACTTCTTGCTTATGAAGTAGCGGTAGTACGTGGTTGTGACGTTGACCAACCGCGCAATCTCGCTAAAAGCGTAACAGTGGAGTAA
- a CDS encoding GDP-mannose 4,6-dehydratase — translation MDAILVTGGAGFIGSHLVDTLLARGERVVAIDDFNDYYSPKIKHKNIESALKNPHFHLEQGDIRDFPFLERVFKRYPIKCVVHLAARAGVRPSVEDPILYEEVNGVGTTNLLELSRRYKVPKFVYGSSSSVYGYSDQVPFRESVCADRPVSPYAATKRANELMCHAFHHLFGIKIVCLRFFTVYGPRQRPEMAIHKFTRLIDQGKEIPVYGDGSSKRDYTYIDDIIQGVVAAIDKDFDFEIFNLGESQVTDLLTLIKLIEENLGKPAKIKFLPFQAGDVPITYADISKARELLGYNPQVPIEEGIKRFISWYKEEARDLYTGGDK, via the coding sequence ATGGATGCTATCTTGGTTACCGGAGGAGCAGGGTTTATTGGCTCTCATTTGGTGGATACCCTTTTGGCCCGCGGAGAAAGGGTTGTTGCCATCGATGATTTTAACGACTACTACTCTCCGAAAATCAAGCATAAAAACATTGAAAGCGCCTTAAAAAATCCTCATTTCCATTTAGAGCAAGGTGATATACGGGATTTTCCCTTTTTAGAGCGGGTCTTTAAAAGATACCCCATCAAGTGCGTGGTGCATCTTGCCGCCCGTGCAGGGGTGCGTCCTTCAGTGGAAGACCCTATCCTTTATGAAGAAGTAAACGGCGTGGGCACCACTAATCTTCTTGAGCTTTCGCGGCGTTACAAAGTCCCAAAATTCGTATATGGGAGTTCTTCTTCGGTTTACGGCTATTCTGACCAGGTTCCTTTTAGGGAGTCAGTTTGTGCGGATAGACCAGTTTCTCCCTATGCCGCTACCAAGCGGGCCAATGAGCTTATGTGCCATGCCTTTCATCATCTTTTTGGTATCAAGATAGTCTGTTTGCGCTTTTTTACGGTTTACGGCCCGCGCCAGCGCCCTGAGATGGCCATCCATAAGTTTACCCGCTTAATTGACCAGGGGAAGGAAATCCCGGTTTACGGTGATGGCTCTTCCAAAAGGGACTACACTTACATAGACGATATCATCCAAGGAGTAGTAGCTGCGATAGATAAAGATTTTGACTTTGAGATTTTTAATCTTGGAGAATCTCAGGTTACAGACCTTCTTACCTTGATAAAACTCATAGAAGAAAACCTGGGCAAGCCTGCGAAAATTAAGTTTTTACCTTTTCAAGCAGGTGATGTACCTATTACTTATGCGGATATTTCAAAGGCCAGAGAACTTTTGGGGTATAATCCCCAAGTGCCTATTGAAGAGGGTATCAAACGTTTTATTTCCTGGTATAAAGAGGAAGCAAGAGATCTTTACACTGGAGGGGATAAATGA
- a CDS encoding menaquinone biosynthesis decarboxylase, whose product MAYKDLQEFIAKLEQEQELLRIKEPLSPKLEIPEVTDRVCKVYGPALLFENVPGYDMPVLTNAFGSFRRMALALGVENLNELGEDVLQFIEIEKPDSIVKKLNLIPKIKRLASVFPKYVSKAPCQEIVFKESEVDLYRLPILHCWPQDGGPFITLPVVITKDPLTGVRNVGMYRMQVFDRRTTGMHWHLHKGGAHHFRIAEKLGKRLPVAVAIGPDPATTYAATAPLPDEVDEILFAGFLRGKPVEMVKCLTVDLEVPANSQIVLEGYVEPGERRLEGPFGDHTGYYSLPDYYPVFHVTCMTMRKDAVYPATIVGKPPQEDCYMAKATERLFLPLIQKTLPEIVDINLPMEGVFHNLAFVSIDKRYPGHARKVACALWGLGQMMFCKIIVIFDKEVNVQDVSECLWRLGNNIDPERDIFFVKGPVDALDHAAPLPYYGSKMAIDATRKWPEEGFERDWPDVIEMDPEVQQKINRLWRKLGVEEFLKRKR is encoded by the coding sequence ATTGCCTATAAAGACCTTCAAGAATTTATTGCCAAACTAGAACAGGAACAGGAACTTTTGCGCATTAAAGAGCCTCTTTCCCCAAAACTTGAAATCCCTGAGGTAACCGACCGGGTGTGCAAGGTATATGGGCCTGCGCTTCTTTTTGAAAATGTTCCCGGCTATGACATGCCTGTTTTAACTAACGCTTTTGGCAGTTTTCGCCGCATGGCCCTTGCCCTTGGGGTTGAAAACCTTAACGAACTTGGCGAAGACGTCCTGCAATTCATAGAAATCGAAAAGCCTGACTCCATTGTCAAAAAACTCAATCTCATCCCCAAAATAAAACGCCTGGCAAGTGTTTTCCCAAAATACGTTTCCAAGGCCCCTTGCCAGGAAATAGTCTTTAAAGAAAGTGAGGTTGATCTTTATCGCTTGCCTATTCTTCATTGCTGGCCTCAGGACGGCGGACCTTTTATTACGCTTCCTGTGGTAATTACCAAAGACCCGCTAACTGGGGTGCGCAACGTTGGCATGTATCGCATGCAGGTCTTTGACAGGCGCACTACTGGCATGCATTGGCACCTGCACAAAGGCGGCGCGCACCATTTTCGTATTGCCGAAAAACTAGGTAAAAGGCTCCCTGTGGCCGTGGCCATAGGCCCGGACCCTGCTACCACTTACGCCGCCACCGCACCTTTGCCCGATGAGGTAGACGAAATCCTTTTTGCGGGCTTTTTGCGTGGCAAACCCGTGGAAATGGTAAAGTGCCTTACGGTTGATCTCGAAGTCCCTGCAAACAGCCAGATAGTGCTTGAAGGTTATGTTGAACCGGGGGAAAGGCGCCTTGAAGGCCCCTTTGGCGACCATACGGGATATTATTCTCTTCCTGATTACTATCCTGTTTTCCACGTAACCTGCATGACCATGCGCAAAGACGCCGTTTACCCTGCTACTATCGTGGGAAAACCCCCTCAGGAAGACTGCTACATGGCAAAGGCCACGGAAAGGCTCTTTTTACCCCTTATTCAGAAAACCTTGCCAGAAATAGTCGATATAAACCTTCCCATGGAAGGGGTTTTCCATAACCTTGCTTTTGTTTCTATTGACAAACGCTACCCTGGACATGCCCGCAAAGTAGCCTGCGCCCTCTGGGGCCTTGGGCAAATGATGTTTTGCAAGATCATTGTAATCTTCGATAAAGAGGTAAATGTCCAGGATGTTTCTGAGTGTCTCTGGCGTTTGGGCAACAACATCGACCCTGAACGAGATATCTTTTTCGTGAAAGGCCCGGTAGATGCCTTGGATCACGCAGCACCGCTTCCTTACTATGGCAGCAAAATGGCCATAGACGCCACCCGCAAATGGCCAGAAGAAGGCTTTGAACGCGACTGGCCAGATGTCATTGAAATGGACCCTGAAGTCCAACAAAAGATTAATCGCCTCTGGCGAAAGCTGGGTGTTGAAGAGTTCTTAAAGAGAAAAAGATAA